GTATTCGTTGCGTTCTGCACTGTTGGGCCGCCTTCCTGGCGAGGCGCCAAGCTAGCATAGCGTTTGGATGACAGCCAACAGCGCTGCGGACGGTAAACAGGTGGTCTGCGGCAGGGTGTCGCATCAGCGCAGCGGCGTGTCGCGCCATCAACAACCGAACAGACGTTTGAACCTGAAGAATCCACAGGCTTCGCGTAAAAAAGGGCGCGATGGTGCCAGCTTTGCGCGGGTGTTGGAAGGGTTAACCGGGTAAACGGCGCGTATCGGCGCCTTTATGGAGCGCCACATGCTTTTTGTGTGTGATTTTGGTGCACGTGTTCGTTTTAAAGTTGAGTCGCACGGTAACGCTATAGCGGAATGCCATTGTTCTCAAAGACTTGCGATCACTGTTGAATCGTCCTACAGCCCGCGTCAACTGCGGCTTTGTTACATTTTGGCGCAAAACTTGCGTAAAAAATAAAGAACGCCCTGTTGGTTTCTTTTCACGAGAAAGCCCGCAGGCCAGGCGAACCGTTTTCGCAATTCCTCGCAAAGGTGTGTCAATGAGTAGTACGCAAAGCTCCAATGACCTCGAACAGGGGCTCAAACCGCGGCATGTGACCATGCTGTCGATTGCTGGCGTTATCGGTGCCGGTTTGTTCGTCGGCTCCGGCCACGCGATTGCCGCCGCCGGCCCGGCCGTGCTGCTGGCTTATGCGGCTGCCGGTACGCTGGTGGTCCTGGTGATGCGCATGCTGGCCGAGATGGCGGTTGCGTCGCCGGACACGGGATCGTTCTCCACCTACGCCGACCGGGCGATCGGCCACTGGGCCGGGTTCACCATCGGCTGGCTGTACTGGTGGTTCTGGGTGCTGGTGATTCCGTTGGAAGCCAACGCGGCGGCGACCATCCTGCATGCCTGGTTCCCCGACGTGGCGATCTGGGCCTTCACCCTGATCATTACCTTGCTGCTGACCGCAACCAACCTGTTCAGTGTGAAGAACTACGGTGAGTTCGAGTTCTGGTTCGCGCTGATCAAGGTCGTGGCGATTGTGGGCTTCGTCATCCTCGGCCTGGCGGCAATCTTCGGTTTCCTGCCCACCAGCCAGGTCAGCGGCGTATCGCATCTGTTCGACACCCAGGGCTTTATGCCCAACGGCATGGGCGCGGTGCTGGCGGCGATCCTCACCACCATGTTCTCGTTCATGGGCACCGAGATCGTGACCATTGCCGCCGCCGAATCGAAGAACCCCGGCCAGCAAATCACCAAAGCCACCAACTCGGTGATCTGGCGGATTGGCTTGTTCTATCTGCTGTCGATCTTCATCGTCGTTTCCCTGGTGCCCTGGAATGATCCGACCCTGGCTGCGGTGGGTTCCTACCAGACCGTGCTCGAACGCATGGGCATCCCGAACGCCAAGCTGATCGTCGACCTGGTGGTATTGGTTGCCGTGACCAGTTGCCTCAACTCCGCGCTGTACACCGCCTCGCGCATGCTCTTCTCCCTGGGCCGTCGCGGCGATGCTCCGGCCGTGGCCAAACGCACCAATAAAAGCGGCACGCCTTATTGGGCCGTGTTGCTGTCCACGGGTGCTGCGTTCCTGGCGGTATTTGCCAACTATGTGGCGCCGGCGGCGGTATTTGAATTTCTGCTGGCCAGCTCGGGCGCCATCGCCTTGCTGGTGTATCTGGTGATTGCAGTGTCGCAACTGCGCATGCGTCAGAAG
Above is a genomic segment from Pseudomonas sp. R5-89-07 containing:
- the gabP gene encoding GABA permease, translating into MSSTQSSNDLEQGLKPRHVTMLSIAGVIGAGLFVGSGHAIAAAGPAVLLAYAAAGTLVVLVMRMLAEMAVASPDTGSFSTYADRAIGHWAGFTIGWLYWWFWVLVIPLEANAAATILHAWFPDVAIWAFTLIITLLLTATNLFSVKNYGEFEFWFALIKVVAIVGFVILGLAAIFGFLPTSQVSGVSHLFDTQGFMPNGMGAVLAAILTTMFSFMGTEIVTIAAAESKNPGQQITKATNSVIWRIGLFYLLSIFIVVSLVPWNDPTLAAVGSYQTVLERMGIPNAKLIVDLVVLVAVTSCLNSALYTASRMLFSLGRRGDAPAVAKRTNKSGTPYWAVLLSTGAAFLAVFANYVAPAAVFEFLLASSGAIALLVYLVIAVSQLRMRQKRTAAGEKIVFKMWLFPGLTYAVMVFIVGTLTIMLFQEAHRVEIIATGILSLLVVLAGLFVASRRKAQRMGAAVLN